GAGCTTTCAAGTAATCGGCATTAATCGTACAATTCTTAAATTTTATATTTTCCAGTAAATCATTCAAAGCTTTTTTTACAATTTCTTTTGGAGGTTTATTTTTTCTTATTTCTTCGAAATTTTTTCTTGAGCCTTCTGCATATTTTATTATCTCATCCCACTCTTTTGTTTTTGTAAAAGATACAACACCTCGTGTAGATTCCATTTTTTTGTATGGCCAGAAACACCAGCCAATATTATTTTTTTCAAGTAGTTCTCTAAATGATTTTATCCAGTCATTATCATTCTCACCAGATTCTCCCAGCCAGATGGGTACATCATATTTATCTCTAAAATCGATATATTCTTGAATCTGCTTTTGTTCTACAGGCATCCAGTATTTATGAAAAGTATATGCAAGATTTGAATCAAATGGTTCACCAAATACTTGGAAGTTTGTATTCCATTGAGCTCCGCCCAAAAAGATAATATGATTTTTATCTACAGAACGAATCGTCTCTGTAATTTTTTTATATAATGGTTCTAATAGTTTATTCAATTCTTCTTTATTCTCCAGGAAATGAGGAATTGGTTCGTTTAATAAATCATATCCTATAACAATTGTTTCATCTTTATATCTTTCGGCAATTTTCTTCCAGAGATTTATTGTTGCTCTCTGAGCTTCATGGCTTTCAAATAAAAATGGATATCCCCAGCTATCATCAATATTATCACCTGTTTGTCCACCAGGTGCAGCATGCATATCAAGAATTACATATAAACCAAATTCCTTACACCAGGAAATTACATCATCTAATCTTTTAAACCCTTCTTCAAGAAAAAGATCTGGTTCATCTTCAATTAAAAATAATTTGAAGTTGAATGGAACTCTAATATGATTAAATCCAGAATTTTTAATAAACGCGATATCTTCACGTGTTATGTAATTATCACGAAATGATTTCCAGAATTTTTTTGTTTCTTCAGGTCCAATTAGTTCTTTAATTACTTCATCAATCAATCTATAAGAATTCACATTTTTAAAATGAAACATATAACCTTCAGAGTTAAGCCAGTTACCAAGATTAATTCCTTTAAGTAAAATTTCGTTACCATTGTTATCAACAAAATTTTTACCTTCTACTCTTACAAAATTTTGTGATTGAACATGAGTATTAAATACAATCATTAATAGTAAATAAATCAACCTATATAATTTCATTTAAAATCTCTCACAATAAATCCAGATTAAATTAAAGCATTATATATTTTACTTTCTATCTTCAAGTGATTGTTTTAAAAGCCATTCATAAATTTCGGGATTATTATAAGTCTCTGTCCACGCATCGTGTTCAGCATCGGGATAAATTGTTAATTTTGCATTACCACCACATGCTTTTAATCTTTCAACTAAATCTTCGGATGCCTTAACTGGAACTACTGGATCTTTAGCTCCGTGAAAAGCCCATACTGGCAATTTTCCAATCATGCAAACTTCGAATAAATCACCCCAGCCACAAATTGGTATTATAGCAGCAAGTCTTTCTGGAATTTTTGCAGCCAATCTCCATGTACCATTTCCACCCATGCTTAAACCTGTAACATAAATCCTATTCTTATCAACTTTATAGTTATTGACAATGTAATCAAGAAGAGCAATTAAATCGTCTGTATCCCATCTTTGATTTAAAGGGCATTGAGGACTAACAACCATAAAAGGAAATTTTTTACCTTCGTCAATTAATTTAGGTGGTCCATGTTTTTTTACAAGCTGTAAATCGTTACCTCGTTCTCCAGCACCATGAAGAAAAAGAAGTAAAGGAACTTTATCTTTAGAATCATAATCATCAGGTAAATAAAGTAGATAATTAATATTAACAATTTTTCGGAACTCTGTTTTAAGTGAGTGCTGTGTTTGTCCATCAGATTTGTTTTTTACAACCATTTGTGATGAGCATGCAAATGCAAAGATTAATGAAAATAAGATAGCTATAAATTTTTCCATTAATGCCTCAATCTATTAATGTAAATGATTCTTCAAGTAGCTCAACAGAATTTTTTCCTACGAAAACTTTAAAATCACCTGGTTCTACAACATAATTCATATTGATATCATAGAATTTCAATTTATCTGTGGTCAATGTAAATTCAACTCTTTTAGTCTCACCGGGTTTAAGATTAATTTTCACAAAATCTTTTAATTCTTTTACAGGTCTTGTAACACTACCAACAAGATCTCTTATGTAGAGCTGAACAACTTCGGCTCCTTCATACTTGCCAGTGTTTTTTACATCAACGCTTATTTTAATTGACTCATTCATTCTAATTTGTTTTTTATCAATAGATAAGTTAGAATATTCAAATGTTGTATAACTCAATCCATAACCAAAAGGATATAATGGTTCATTAGAAAAATCATTATAAAAAGAAGTATATCTTGGATTAGAAGGATTGTATGGTCTTCCTGTGTTTTTATGATTGTAGTAATAAGGAATCTGTCCAACATGTTTTGGAAAAGTAACCGGAAGTTTACCACCTGGATTATAGTCACCAAATAAAACATCGGCTATTGCATTTCCAGCTTGAATACCTAAATACCATGTTTCAAGAATAGCAGGAATATTCTCATTAATCCAATTAATTGTAAGTGGTCTACCATTCATCAAAACAACTACTATTGGTTTACCAGTCTTATGAAGTTCTTTAATTAGATCTTCCTGAACACCGGGTAAATCAAGTGTTGCACGTGATTGAGCTTCGCCACTCATATCTCGAGATTCACCGAGAACTACAATAGCAACTTCAGAATTCTTTACTGATTCCATTGCTTTGGTAAAACCACTTTTATCATTGCCCTTCACTGAACAACCTTCTGCAAAATTTATTTTTACATTATTACCAAGTTTATTTTTAATTCCTTCAAGAACAGTAACAACATTTTCTGGTTTACCATCTTGAGCCCATGGACCAAGTGGATCATCTTTTGAATTTGCAAGTGGACCAACAACTGCAATTGATTTTATATTTTTATTTAATGGCAAAAGATTATTTTGATTTTTCAATAACACAATTGATTCGAGAGCTACTTTTTTAGTAGCATCAATCATTTCTTTACTGAGCACAGTATTTTTTTCTCTTTCTGAATTACAATATTTATATGGATTATCAAATAGGCCCAGCTTAAACTTTGCAAGCAAAACTCTTCTAACAGCATCATCTACTAATTTTAAATCTACTTTTCCTTCATTAACAAGTTCAACTAAATGATTGAAATATGCATTGCCTTCCATATCCATATCAACTGTAGCATTAATAGCACGATATGCTGATTCTTTCAAATCCTTAGCCAATCCATGAATCACAAGTTCACCAATAGAATTCCAATCGCTAACAACAAAAGCATCGGAGTTCCATTCATCTCGTAAAATTTGAGTTAATAAAAATTTATTAGCCGAAGAAGTAATTCCACCGAGTTCATTAAACGAAGCCATAAGAGAGCCCACACCAGCATCGACTGCAGCTTTAAATGGTCGCAAATAAATTTCTCTTAAAGTTCTTTCTGAAATATCAACAGTATTATAATCTCTTCCACCTTCGGCAGCACCATATGCAGCAAAGTGTTTAGCACATGCAAGAATTGTATTTCCAGCAGATAAATCATTTCCTTGATAACCTTTAACACGAGCAGCAGCCATTACTGAACCAAGATATGGATCTTCACCACTACCTTCAACAATTCTTCCCCATCGTGGATCTCTTGCAATATCAACCATTGGACTGAAAGTCCAGTGAATCCCTGAAGAAGATGCTTCTATAGCCTGCATTCTTGCAGAAAATTCAACCAATTCAGGATTCCATGAACTTGCTTCGGCAATAGGAACTGGAAAAGTAGATTTAAATCCATGAATTACATCGAGTCCAAATATTAGTGGAATTTTTAATCTTGATTCTTCGATTGCAATTTTCTGTAATCTTTTTGTCTCTTCTGCACCAAAGATATTCAAAAAAGAACCAATCTTTCCCTGTCGAATTAATTCTTCGTGACCTTTAGGTTTTAGAGTTTTAGTTCCTGTCTCACTCCCTGAAGTATATTGAACAAGTTGACCAACTTTTTCTTCGAGCGTCATTAAAGAAAGAAGAGAATCAACTTTCGGAATTAAAGATTTTTCCTGTGCGTGAATAACAACAGAAAATAATATAAGGGATAAAAATATTTTCATTACATCCTCTTTAGTGTTTAATATGTTAGTCCATATCCATATGGAAATAGTGGGTCATAATTTTCATCGCCAATGTTAATTGGTACTTGATTCATACTTTTTGGCCATGAAAGAGATAATTTTCCGGTGGGTTTATAATCACCAAATAATACATCTGCAATTCCATCTCCTTCTGAACCTGGAAGCCATGCAGCTATAAAAGCATCACAATAATCAAGAAGATTTGTTATTATCATTGGTCTTCCTGATATCAAAATTGCAACTACAGGAATCCCTTTTGATTTTATATTCGTAATTAAGTTTATATCTTTTGTAGATAAATTTAGATCACTGCGATCTCCCTGACCTTCTGCATAAGGTTCTTCTCCAATTACAACTATAGCTACATCTGCATTATCAATTTCATTTCCATCAACTGAATATGAAACCAATGTATTTGGTGATACAGCTTTCTTTATAGCTTCAAGGATAGTTGTTCCTATTGTAATATTACCCGATGAGCCCTGCCATGAGATTGTCCATCCACCACATTGAATGCCAAGATCATTTGCAGCTTTTCCAGCAACAAGAATTCTTTTTGCATTTTTAGATAATGGTAAAATTTTATTTTCGTTTTTCAATAAAACTAAAGATTGTCTTACTGCTTCTCTTGCAATCATTCTGTGTTCCTGACTTCCAAATTTTGACAGAAGTGAGCGATCTGTATAAGGTTTTTCAAACAAACCAAGTTGAAACTTTACTTTCAGAATTCTTCGAACAGCATCGTCTATTCTACTTACAGGAATTCTTTTTTCATTAATGAGTTGTTTCATGGTAATGA
This is a stretch of genomic DNA from Rosettibacter firmus. It encodes these proteins:
- a CDS encoding glycoside hydrolase family 5 protein translates to MKLYRLIYLLLMIVFNTHVQSQNFVRVEGKNFVDNNGNEILLKGINLGNWLNSEGYMFHFKNVNSYRLIDEVIKELIGPEETKKFWKSFRDNYITREDIAFIKNSGFNHIRVPFNFKLFLIEDEPDLFLEEGFKRLDDVISWCKEFGLYVILDMHAAPGGQTGDNIDDSWGYPFLFESHEAQRATINLWKKIAERYKDETIVIGYDLLNEPIPHFLENKEELNKLLEPLYKKITETIRSVDKNHIIFLGGAQWNTNFQVFGEPFDSNLAYTFHKYWMPVEQKQIQEYIDFRDKYDVPIWLGESGENDNDWIKSFRELLEKNNIGWCFWPYKKMESTRGVVSFTKTKEWDEIIKYAEGSRKNFEEIRKNKPPKEIVKKALNDLLENIKFKNCTINADYLKALGLIN
- a CDS encoding prolyl oligopeptidase family serine peptidase, with the translated sequence MEKFIAILFSLIFAFACSSQMVVKNKSDGQTQHSLKTEFRKIVNINYLLYLPDDYDSKDKVPLLLFLHGAGERGNDLQLVKKHGPPKLIDEGKKFPFMVVSPQCPLNQRWDTDDLIALLDYIVNNYKVDKNRIYVTGLSMGGNGTWRLAAKIPERLAAIIPICGWGDLFEVCMIGKLPVWAFHGAKDPVVPVKASEDLVERLKACGGNAKLTIYPDAEHDAWTETYNNPEIYEWLLKQSLEDRK
- the bglX gene encoding beta-glucosidase BglX, which translates into the protein MKIFLSLILFSVVIHAQEKSLIPKVDSLLSLMTLEEKVGQLVQYTSGSETGTKTLKPKGHEELIRQGKIGSFLNIFGAEETKRLQKIAIEESRLKIPLIFGLDVIHGFKSTFPVPIAEASSWNPELVEFSARMQAIEASSSGIHWTFSPMVDIARDPRWGRIVEGSGEDPYLGSVMAAARVKGYQGNDLSAGNTILACAKHFAAYGAAEGGRDYNTVDISERTLREIYLRPFKAAVDAGVGSLMASFNELGGITSSANKFLLTQILRDEWNSDAFVVSDWNSIGELVIHGLAKDLKESAYRAINATVDMDMEGNAYFNHLVELVNEGKVDLKLVDDAVRRVLLAKFKLGLFDNPYKYCNSEREKNTVLSKEMIDATKKVALESIVLLKNQNNLLPLNKNIKSIAVVGPLANSKDDPLGPWAQDGKPENVVTVLEGIKNKLGNNVKINFAEGCSVKGNDKSGFTKAMESVKNSEVAIVVLGESRDMSGEAQSRATLDLPGVQEDLIKELHKTGKPIVVVLMNGRPLTINWINENIPAILETWYLGIQAGNAIADVLFGDYNPGGKLPVTFPKHVGQIPYYYNHKNTGRPYNPSNPRYTSFYNDFSNEPLYPFGYGLSYTTFEYSNLSIDKKQIRMNESIKISVDVKNTGKYEGAEVVQLYIRDLVGSVTRPVKELKDFVKINLKPGETKRVEFTLTTDKLKFYDINMNYVVEPGDFKVFVGKNSVELLEESFTLID